Proteins encoded together in one Pseudomonas sp. Seg1 window:
- a CDS encoding YfiR family protein, with amino-acid sequence MKVAVWATERVFRCKRAVLVGLLCALAGMAVAQPQPPPGMAEQRAQAVTKVVLGILSYARWPVEPAQLRLCIVGPTEYTDDLVKGTTQATGRPVTVRRLLADNPVIVSECDAVYIGKLTTDERSRLFTSLIGHPVLSISEGGDQCTVGSLFCLRVGDDQVSFEVNLDSVARSGVRIHPSVLQLSRRKPAAP; translated from the coding sequence ATGAAGGTGGCTGTCTGGGCGACAGAGCGCGTGTTTCGCTGCAAGCGCGCAGTGCTTGTCGGTCTGCTCTGTGCGCTGGCGGGCATGGCCGTCGCGCAGCCGCAACCGCCGCCGGGCATGGCTGAGCAACGCGCTCAAGCTGTCACCAAAGTTGTTCTGGGCATTCTCAGCTACGCGCGCTGGCCGGTGGAACCTGCGCAGTTGCGCCTGTGTATCGTCGGTCCTACCGAGTACACCGACGATCTGGTCAAAGGCACGACCCAGGCCACTGGCCGACCCGTCACCGTGCGCCGCCTGCTGGCAGATAACCCGGTCATCGTCAGTGAGTGCGATGCGGTGTACATCGGCAAACTCACAACGGATGAGCGCAGCCGCCTGTTCACCTCGCTGATCGGCCATCCGGTGCTGAGCATCAGCGAGGGCGGTGATCAATGCACGGTGGGCAGTCTGTTTTGCCTGCGGGTTGGCGACGATCAAGTGTCTTTTGAAGTCAATCTCGACTCCGTCGCCCGCAGTGGCGTACGCATTCACCCAAGCGTCCTGCAATTGTCGCGTCGCAAACCGGCGGCGCCATGA
- a CDS encoding LysR family transcriptional regulator — protein sequence MQKNITSLGSLNWDDLKFFLEVARTRKASTAAKRLAVDYTTVSRRISSLEAALGTLLFEKSRTSGFVLTTEGQRLLGYAESIESTLHMACEQVSGSGVALSGHVRMGCTEGFGSFFITPQLSHFVDAYPAISVDILPLPHFISLSKREADIVIALERPEHGPYVCCKLCDYRLQLYATQDYLDQHPPIRRPADLSKHQFISYVDDLAFSSELLYLANVLPGANAHLRSTSVIAQFVAAQQGRSLAILPCFLAAQDPRLLPVLPEEIDITRQFWMYCREDLRKLKRITLLWDYIREVTERNQGLLMGQTREMQFAD from the coding sequence ATGCAAAAAAACATCACCTCTCTAGGTTCGCTGAACTGGGACGACCTCAAGTTTTTCCTCGAAGTCGCCCGCACCCGCAAGGCCAGCACCGCCGCCAAACGACTGGCCGTCGACTACACCACGGTGTCGCGGCGGATCAGTTCACTGGAAGCGGCGTTAGGCACCTTGCTGTTCGAGAAGTCGCGGACCAGCGGCTTCGTGCTGACCACCGAAGGCCAGCGTTTGCTCGGCTATGCCGAGTCGATTGAAAGCACGTTGCACATGGCCTGCGAACAGGTTTCCGGCTCCGGCGTGGCGTTATCCGGGCATGTGCGCATGGGTTGCACCGAAGGCTTCGGCAGTTTTTTCATCACGCCGCAATTGAGCCATTTCGTCGACGCCTACCCGGCAATCTCGGTGGATATCCTGCCGCTGCCGCACTTCATCAGCCTGTCCAAACGCGAGGCCGACATCGTCATTGCGCTGGAACGGCCGGAACATGGCCCCTACGTCTGCTGCAAACTCTGCGATTACCGCTTGCAGCTCTACGCCACCCAGGATTACCTCGACCAACACCCACCAATCCGCCGCCCGGCCGACTTGAGCAAGCATCAATTCATCAGTTATGTGGATGACCTGGCGTTCAGCTCGGAGCTGCTCTACTTGGCGAATGTGCTGCCCGGCGCCAACGCGCATTTGCGCAGCACCAGTGTGATCGCGCAGTTCGTCGCGGCGCAGCAGGGGCGTTCACTGGCGATTTTGCCGTGTTTCCTCGCCGCGCAGGATCCACGCCTGCTGCCGGTGTTGCCCGAGGAAATCGACATCACCCGACAGTTCTGGATGTACTGCCGGGAGGACCTGCGCAAGTTGAAGCGGATCACGTTGTTGTGGGATTACATCCGTGAGGTGACCGAGCGTAATCAGGGTCTGCTGATGGGGCAGACGCGGGAGATGCAGTTTGCTGACTGA
- a CDS encoding OmpA family protein gives MFTLPIRIFSILLLMVTLTLTGCQTAPQKGLTPAQIAVLKQQGFELTDEGWEFGLSGKVLFGSDVESLNNQSTEIVERIGKALLNVGIERVRVDGHTDASGKESYNQQLSLRRAKSVAKVLGTVGMKPENIQLQGLGSKEPVASNDTAAGRTENRRVAIVVSAD, from the coding sequence GTGTTCACACTGCCCATTCGAATTTTTTCCATCCTGCTGTTGATGGTCACACTGACCCTGACCGGTTGCCAGACTGCCCCGCAAAAAGGTCTGACTCCTGCGCAAATTGCCGTGCTCAAGCAGCAAGGTTTTGAGTTGACCGACGAAGGCTGGGAGTTCGGCCTGTCGGGCAAAGTGCTGTTCGGCAGCGATGTCGAAAGCCTGAACAATCAAAGCACCGAGATCGTCGAGCGCATCGGCAAGGCGCTGCTCAATGTCGGCATCGAACGAGTGCGGGTCGATGGCCACACCGATGCATCGGGCAAGGAAAGCTACAACCAGCAACTGTCCCTGCGCCGGGCCAAAAGCGTGGCCAAAGTGCTGGGCACGGTTGGCATGAAGCCAGAAAACATTCAGCTGCAAGGCCTCGGCAGCAAAGAACCGGTGGCCTCCAACGACACGGCGGCGGGCCGCACGGAAAACCGCCGCGTCGCGATTGTGGTCAGCGCCGACTAG
- the recD gene encoding exodeoxyribonuclease V subunit alpha, with the protein MSRTLDDLLPTPLAADSLSTLAPLTRADDLLVLLTRWVERGWLRALDKAFVAFLHELEPGTDPLVLLAAALTSHQLGHGHVCLDLFETLKAPDFALSLPPEGDVQGGVLLLPSQLLDALEGAHWCKVLAASALVALSADGSDSAQRRPLVLSGKRLYLRRYWAYERRIDLALRQRLAQREATPDDLPQRLNELFGSAKSGDVIDWQKLACAIATRGTFSIVTGGPGTGKTTTVVRLLALLQAPAVEAGHPLRIRLAAPTGKAAARLTESISQQVQSLTVTEDVRAKIPCDVTTVHRLLGSRPGTRHFRHHAGNRLPLDVLVVDEASMIDLEMMANLLDALPPHARLVLLGDKDQLASVEAGAVLGDLCRDAESGWYNPKTRQWLESVSGETLQGSGLCEDIDDTHPLAQQVVMLRHSRRFGEGSGIGQLARRVNQQLPDEARQLLSAGHYDDVYSLPLKGEHHHKLERLLLEGHGDGPQGYRHYLSVLRDQRPPPGRPLEHPDWITWAREVLQAFDTFQLLCAVRKGPWGVEGLNLRITAALLKARLIDNDQQWYEGRPVLMTRNDYGLGLMNGDIGIALKLPEREGPDAGKPVLRVAFPRNDGRGGVRFVLPSRLNDVETVYAMTVHKSQGSEFAHTALILPDALNPVLTKELIYTGITRAKHWFTLIEPRAGVFEEAVQRKVKRLSGLMLELEEGAEPRG; encoded by the coding sequence ATGAGCCGCACCCTGGACGATCTGCTGCCGACACCGCTGGCTGCCGACAGCCTGTCGACACTCGCGCCCCTGACCCGCGCCGATGATTTGCTTGTGCTGCTCACCCGTTGGGTCGAGCGTGGCTGGCTGCGTGCCCTGGACAAAGCATTCGTAGCATTCCTCCATGAGCTTGAGCCTGGTACTGATCCATTGGTGCTGCTCGCCGCCGCGCTCACCAGCCATCAACTCGGTCATGGGCATGTCTGCCTGGATCTGTTCGAAACCCTCAAGGCTCCGGATTTTGCCCTGTCGCTACCGCCCGAAGGCGATGTGCAGGGCGGGGTGTTGCTGTTGCCCTCGCAATTGCTTGATGCCCTCGAAGGTGCGCATTGGTGCAAGGTTCTGGCGGCGAGCGCGTTGGTTGCATTGTCGGCTGACGGCAGTGATTCGGCGCAGCGACGGCCATTGGTGTTGTCCGGGAAGCGTCTGTACCTGAGACGCTACTGGGCCTATGAGCGCCGCATCGATCTCGCCTTGCGCCAGCGTCTCGCACAGCGCGAGGCGACCCCGGATGATCTGCCGCAGCGGTTGAATGAGTTGTTTGGCTCGGCGAAATCCGGCGATGTGATCGACTGGCAAAAACTCGCCTGTGCCATCGCCACGCGTGGCACCTTCAGCATCGTCACGGGTGGCCCGGGCACCGGCAAAACCACGACGGTGGTGCGTTTGCTCGCGCTGCTTCAGGCGCCGGCGGTGGAGGCTGGCCATCCACTGCGCATTCGCCTGGCGGCGCCGACCGGCAAAGCCGCGGCGCGGTTGACCGAGTCCATCAGCCAGCAAGTGCAATCGCTGACCGTCACCGAAGACGTACGGGCGAAAATTCCCTGCGACGTGACCACCGTGCATCGTTTGCTCGGCAGTCGCCCTGGCACTCGACACTTTCGACACCATGCCGGCAATCGCTTGCCTCTGGATGTGCTGGTGGTCGATGAAGCATCGATGATCGATCTGGAAATGATGGCGAATCTGCTCGACGCCTTGCCGCCCCACGCGCGTTTGGTATTGCTCGGTGACAAGGATCAACTGGCCTCCGTGGAGGCCGGTGCGGTACTGGGTGATCTGTGTCGCGACGCCGAGAGTGGATGGTACAACCCGAAGACCCGCCAGTGGCTGGAGTCGGTCAGCGGTGAAACCTTGCAGGGCAGCGGTTTGTGTGAAGACATCGACGACACTCATCCACTGGCGCAACAAGTGGTGATGTTGCGTCACTCACGGCGTTTCGGCGAGGGTAGCGGGATCGGCCAACTCGCGCGCCGGGTCAATCAGCAATTGCCGGATGAGGCGCGCCAGTTGCTGTCGGCGGGGCACTATGACGATGTGTATTCGTTGCCGCTCAAGGGCGAGCACCACCACAAGCTGGAGCGACTGTTGCTTGAGGGACATGGCGATGGCCCACAAGGTTATCGGCATTATCTGAGTGTGCTGCGCGATCAGCGCCCACCGCCCGGCCGGCCGCTCGAACATCCGGACTGGATCACGTGGGCCCGGGAAGTCCTGCAAGCGTTCGACACCTTTCAGCTGTTGTGTGCGGTGCGCAAGGGGCCGTGGGGTGTGGAAGGTTTGAACCTGCGTATTACCGCCGCTTTGCTCAAGGCCCGACTGATCGACAATGACCAGCAATGGTACGAGGGCCGGCCGGTGCTGATGACGCGCAATGACTACGGCCTGGGTTTGATGAATGGCGATATCGGTATTGCCTTGAAGCTGCCTGAGCGCGAAGGACCCGATGCCGGCAAACCGGTGCTGCGTGTAGCTTTCCCGCGCAATGATGGCCGGGGCGGGGTGCGTTTCGTGTTGCCGAGTCGGCTCAACGATGTCGAAACCGTGTACGCCATGACGGTGCACAAATCCCAGGGCTCGGAATTTGCCCACACCGCGTTGATCCTTCCGGATGCCCTGAATCCAGTGCTGACCAAGGAGCTGATTTACACCGGCATCACCCGGGCCAAGCACTGGTTCACCCTGATTGAGCCGCGAGCTGGGGTGTTCGAAGAAGCCGTGCAACGCAAGGTTAAGCGCCTGAGCGGGTTGATGCTGGAACTGGAAGAGGGTGCTGAGCCCCGAGGGTGA
- a CDS encoding CoA-acylating methylmalonate-semialdehyde dehydrogenase, translating to MNASLTPNETTVQKVKLLINGEWVESQTTEWHDIVNPATQQVLAKVPFATAAEVDAAVSAAQHAFQTWKLTPIGARMRIMLKLQALIREHSKRIAVVLSAEQGKTIADAEGDIFRGLEVVEHACSIGTLQMGEFAENVAGGVDTYTLRQPIGVCAGITPFNFPAMIPLWMFPMAIACGNTFVLKPSEQDPLSTMLLVELAIEAGVPAGVLNVVHGGKDVVDGLCTHKDIKAVSFVGSTAVGTHVYDLAGKHGKRVQSMMGAKNHAVVLPDANREQALNALVGAGFGAAGQRCMATSVVVLVGAAKQWLPDLKALAQKLKVNAGSEPGTDVGPVISKKAKARILDLIESGIKEGAKLELDGRDISVPGYEQGNFVGPTLFSGVTTDMQIYTQEIFGPVLVVLEVDTLDQAIALVNANPFGNGTGLFTQSGAAARKFQTEIDVGQVGINIPIPVPVPFFSFTGSRGSKLGDLGPYGKQVVQFYTQTKTVTARWFDDDSVNDGVNTTINLR from the coding sequence ATGAACGCATCGCTTACGCCCAACGAAACCACGGTCCAGAAGGTCAAGCTGCTGATCAATGGCGAGTGGGTCGAGTCGCAAACCACTGAATGGCACGACATCGTCAACCCGGCCACCCAGCAAGTGCTGGCGAAAGTCCCGTTTGCCACCGCTGCTGAAGTCGATGCTGCCGTCAGCGCTGCGCAGCATGCGTTTCAGACCTGGAAACTGACTCCGATCGGCGCCCGCATGCGCATCATGCTCAAGCTGCAAGCGCTGATCCGCGAACACTCCAAGCGCATCGCCGTGGTGCTCAGCGCCGAGCAGGGCAAAACCATTGCCGACGCCGAGGGCGACATTTTCCGTGGCCTGGAAGTGGTCGAGCACGCCTGCTCCATCGGCACTCTGCAAATGGGCGAGTTCGCCGAAAACGTTGCCGGTGGCGTCGATACCTACACCTTGCGTCAGCCAATCGGCGTTTGCGCGGGGATCACGCCGTTCAACTTCCCGGCGATGATTCCGCTGTGGATGTTCCCTATGGCCATCGCCTGCGGCAACACTTTCGTATTGAAGCCGTCCGAACAGGATCCGCTGTCGACCATGCTGCTGGTGGAACTGGCCATCGAGGCTGGCGTCCCGGCGGGTGTGCTTAACGTGGTTCACGGTGGCAAAGACGTGGTTGATGGCCTGTGCACGCACAAGGACATCAAAGCCGTTTCGTTCGTCGGTTCGACCGCTGTTGGGACCCACGTCTACGACCTGGCCGGCAAGCACGGCAAGCGTGTGCAATCGATGATGGGCGCGAAGAACCACGCCGTGGTACTGCCAGACGCCAATCGCGAGCAAGCGCTCAACGCCCTGGTCGGTGCTGGTTTCGGCGCTGCCGGGCAACGTTGCATGGCCACTTCGGTGGTGGTGTTGGTCGGGGCGGCGAAACAATGGCTGCCGGACCTGAAAGCGCTGGCGCAGAAACTCAAGGTCAACGCCGGCAGCGAGCCGGGCACCGATGTCGGTCCGGTGATCTCGAAAAAGGCCAAGGCGCGGATTCTCGATCTGATCGAAAGCGGCATCAAGGAAGGCGCCAAGCTTGAACTGGACGGTCGCGACATCAGCGTGCCGGGTTACGAGCAAGGCAACTTCGTCGGCCCGACCCTATTCTCGGGCGTGACCACCGACATGCAGATCTACACCCAGGAAATCTTCGGCCCGGTGCTGGTAGTGCTGGAAGTCGACACCCTCGATCAGGCCATCGCACTGGTCAACGCCAACCCGTTCGGCAACGGCACAGGCCTGTTCACCCAGAGCGGTGCGGCAGCGCGTAAATTCCAGACTGAAATCGACGTTGGCCAGGTCGGCATCAATATTCCGATTCCAGTGCCGGTACCGTTCTTCAGCTTCACCGGTTCCCGTGGCTCGAAACTCGGCGACCTCGGCCCTTACGGCAAGCAAGTGGTGCAGTTCTACACCCAGACCAAAACGGTCACGGCGCGCTGGTTCGATGACGACAGCGTCAACGACGGCGTGAACACCACCATCAACCTGCGCTGA
- the mmsB gene encoding 3-hydroxyisobutyrate dehydrogenase, with amino-acid sequence MKIAFIGLGNMGAPMARNLIKAGHSLNLVDLNKTVLAELEQLGGTIRSSAREAAEDAELVITMLPAAVHVRSVWLGEDGVLAGIGKGVPAVDCSTIDPQTARDVAAAAAKQGVAMADAPVSGGTGGATAGTLTFMVGATPELFATLQPVLAQMGRNIVHCGEVGTGQIAKICNNLLLAISMVGVSEAMALGDALGIDTSVLAGIINSSTGRCWSSEMYNPWPGIVETAPASRDYTGGFGAELMLKDLGLATEAARQAHQPVVLGAVAQQLYQAMSQRGDGGKDFSAIINSYRKPQ; translated from the coding sequence ATGAAAATCGCATTTATCGGTCTGGGCAACATGGGCGCGCCGATGGCGCGCAACCTGATCAAGGCCGGCCATTCGCTGAACCTGGTTGATCTGAACAAAACCGTGCTGGCGGAATTGGAACAACTGGGCGGCACCATTCGTTCGTCGGCTCGCGAAGCTGCCGAGGACGCCGAACTGGTGATCACCATGCTCCCGGCCGCCGTGCATGTACGCAGCGTCTGGTTAGGTGAAGACGGCGTACTCGCCGGCATCGGCAAAGGTGTGCCGGCAGTCGATTGCAGCACCATCGATCCGCAGACCGCACGCGATGTGGCTGCTGCAGCGGCGAAACAAGGCGTGGCCATGGCCGATGCGCCGGTCTCCGGCGGCACTGGCGGTGCCACCGCCGGGACACTGACCTTCATGGTCGGCGCCACCCCGGAACTGTTTGCCACCCTGCAACCGGTGCTGGCGCAAATGGGCCGCAATATTGTGCATTGCGGTGAAGTCGGCACCGGGCAGATCGCCAAGATCTGCAACAACCTGCTGCTGGCGATTTCGATGGTCGGTGTCAGTGAAGCGATGGCGCTGGGGGATGCGCTGGGGATCGACACCTCGGTGTTGGCCGGGATCATCAACAGCTCGACCGGGCGTTGCTGGAGTTCGGAAATGTATAACCCGTGGCCGGGTATCGTCGAAACGGCGCCAGCCTCGCGCGATTATACCGGCGGCTTCGGTGCCGAGTTGATGCTCAAGGATCTGGGGCTGGCGACGGAAGCTGCACGTCAGGCGCACCAACCGGTGGTGCTCGGCGCGGTGGCGCAGCAGTTGTATCAGGCGATGAGTCAGCGTGGCGATGGCGGCAAGGATTTTTCGGCGATCATCAACAGCTATCGCAAGCCGCAGTAA
- a CDS encoding diguanylate cyclase produces MKLFSSKVRPTLGSVIGRGNLIVALVAVTMASVSLTLLGVLALRVYADHNLHLIARSISYTVEAAVVFNDKAAATESLALIASTEEVADVQVLDAQGQLLARWQRPENGFFSGLEMQITRAVLEKPIDLPILHQDREIGRVLLMGHGGSLMSFLLSGLAGIILCTAISAWVALSLARRQLRGIIGPLHKLAAVAHAARSERALDRRVPPAQIAELDNLGNDFNALLDELESWQTHLQNENETLAHQASHDSLTGLPNRAFFEGRLIRALRNASKLHERVAVLFLDSDRFKGINDNFGHAAGDAVLVAVANRVRAQLREEDLVARLGGDEFAVLLTPLHKIEDAERIADKILASMDVPIALPGDTSVVTSLSIGIAVYPDHGATPGALLDAADAAMYQAKRLSRGAQFTAGSEHPVDPVQTRS; encoded by the coding sequence ATGAAACTGTTCAGTTCGAAAGTTCGCCCCACGCTGGGCTCGGTGATTGGTCGCGGCAACTTGATTGTGGCGCTGGTGGCCGTGACGATGGCCAGCGTCTCGCTGACCCTGCTGGGTGTTCTGGCGCTGCGGGTTTACGCCGATCACAACTTGCACCTGATTGCCCGCTCGATCAGTTACACCGTTGAAGCGGCGGTGGTGTTCAACGACAAGGCTGCCGCCACTGAGTCGCTGGCGCTGATTGCTTCCACTGAAGAAGTGGCGGACGTCCAGGTGCTGGACGCTCAAGGCCAGTTGCTCGCACGCTGGCAACGACCGGAAAACGGCTTTTTCTCCGGGTTGGAAATGCAGATCACCCGTGCCGTTCTGGAAAAGCCGATCGACCTGCCGATCCTGCATCAGGACCGTGAAATCGGGCGCGTTCTGCTGATGGGCCATGGTGGCAGCCTGATGAGCTTTCTGCTCAGTGGTCTGGCGGGGATTATCCTCTGTACCGCGATCAGTGCCTGGGTCGCGCTCTCTCTGGCTCGGCGCCAGTTGCGCGGCATCATTGGCCCGCTGCACAAACTCGCTGCCGTCGCCCATGCCGCGCGCAGCGAGCGAGCGCTGGATCGTCGCGTACCGCCGGCGCAGATCGCCGAACTCGACAATCTCGGCAACGACTTCAACGCCCTGCTCGACGAACTGGAGTCGTGGCAAACCCATCTGCAGAACGAAAACGAAACGCTCGCCCACCAGGCTAGTCACGACAGCCTGACCGGGTTGCCGAATCGCGCCTTTTTCGAGGGCCGATTGATCCGCGCCCTGCGCAACGCCAGCAAACTTCACGAGCGCGTGGCGGTGCTGTTTCTCGACAGTGATCGTTTCAAAGGCATCAACGATAACTTCGGCCACGCCGCCGGGGACGCGGTGCTGGTGGCAGTCGCTAACCGAGTGCGCGCCCAGTTGCGTGAGGAGGATCTGGTCGCGCGGCTCGGCGGTGACGAGTTCGCCGTGTTGCTGACCCCCTTGCACAAGATCGAAGACGCCGAGCGCATCGCCGACAAGATTCTCGCCAGCATGGACGTGCCCATCGCGCTGCCGGGGGACACCAGTGTCGTGACGTCGCTCAGTATCGGCATCGCCGTTTACCCCGATCATGGCGCCACGCCAGGTGCGTTGCTCGATGCCGCCGATGCGGCGATGTATCAAGCCAAGCGTTTGTCACGCGGCGCCCAATTCACGGCCGGGTCGGAGCACCCGGTCGATCCCGTTCAAACCAGGAGCTGA